From the genome of Rhinolophus ferrumequinum isolate MPI-CBG mRhiFer1 chromosome 24, mRhiFer1_v1.p, whole genome shotgun sequence:
GGCTGAGAAGGGTAACGGTCTTCCCTGTTTTCCTCAGGGTCTCCAGCAGAGTATCCACGCTGTGCTCAGACTCGATGGAAACCTTCTTGCTGGGCAGGTCGATCTCAAACTGAACTCCTGCAGGAAGAAGAagtgggtggggtgtgtgtgtgtgtgtgtgtgtgtgtgtgtgtgtgtgtcagggagtGGAAGCAGAAACTCTCACAGTCAGCCCGAGAAAGAGTTCAggctttgaatttctttttcgcAGCcgctcttctcctttcctctggaCCAGGGATCAGGAAATATTCTCTGTaaggctgtagtttgctgatccctACTCCACTCTAGggcttcttctgtttcctttttaagtAATACAAacatgtcattgtttttttttttaaaggcaaacatTTCTGAATCAAATTTGAAAGTGTAAGGCCCCTACTGTCTCCAACCTCTAGAAATCACTGTGAACAGTATGGCATCTGTCCAGTCTTTCTCCGgtagacaaatgaaaaataattcccCCCAGTGGCATCGTACCATATAAACAGGTCTTGCTATATTTCACCTTCCAATGCCAAGATATCTTGCCATCGGAGTTAGCACACACAGACTTACGTCGTTCTTTCTTTTCCCATAGCTCCACTGTATTCCATAGTGTGGATGCACCATACATATACTCAATCCCCTGCTGAAGGACATGGAGGTTGCTTCTAGTTTCTCACTATTATAACAGCAATGCTCCCGTAAACATACTTGAACATATCTTATAAAACCtgtgaaaatatttctatacCATGAATTCATAGAATGGAAATTGTGGGGCAACAGACTGGCACATTTTCAGTGTTAATAGATATTGCAAAATTGCCCTCCTAAAGGGCTGTGCCAACTTAAGACCCCTAAGCGGCACAAGCAGAGTGGGTCTTGTTGAGACAACAGGATGCACAGAGAAGGCCCTTGATAGGTTCTGGGTGTGGCTTCACCACTGACCTGCTGGGTCCTGCCCTCTCAAGGCCTGATTCCACATCTGTATAGGAAGGATTGGGGTTGGCCAGCCCCTATGGTCTTTCCAGTTCAAGTATGCCATTAGTCTGTGATTTCTCAGGCCCAGCACTGCTCATCTAGGGCCCCAATCAATTCAAAAACCCTTCTGACCCATCTCAGGAGGCCACCGATGGGGAGAAACCTGCCCAAGTTCAAAGGCCGATCACCAAACATCAGTCAAggggccttaaaaaaaaaaaatcacatggcaCAGAGTTTAGTTATAATATCTGAATTTGTACCTAATGAATacccagggtggggaggggttgcAATGTACCCTGCTGCACTCTGAGTTCTTATCTTTTGGCTCAGAAGTGTCTCCCTCCTTTTTGGGATACTTTGGTGGCAGCATAAAGCTGGAAGAAGCTCTGGGACCATCTAACATAGTGGATTTCAAACTGTGATTCTTGCAGCCCAGGTTCCTGGGCAGGTGTCCTTGGGCTGTCAACTCAAAGCAGGCCCCCCTCACTTCACCCAGACATTGCCGCTCTGTATGTGACAAGCTTCCAAGCAGAAGTTCAAAGTATCCACAGCAAAAGCTGATACAGACGGCCATTCCCACATGACAGCTGCGGAAACTCAGGCCCCAGAGAGGGGCCACAGTCACATGGCAAGTTGGCAGCCAGGTTCTTTCCACTGTTTCAGATCCTTTCAAATTAAGATCCTAATTAACAGCACTAGACACCAGGCACTGACTCACTgtgggactttgggcaagtttcctCCCTCCAGGGCCTTGGTGTCAACATCCCCATTCCACAGATGGAAAGTACGGCTCAGAGGACTGCTTTAAATGCTAATGAGATCACATCTACGTGGAAGCCTTTTGAACACGGGCTGTTATTATCTgggttttaaaactgaaaatcttagAAGACCGACTGCCCCCAGCACTACCAGAACTCTGATCACAGCTCAGTCGTTATCTCATGGAGCCTCAGGGCCAGACCCcagccctctctgggcctccgtttccttAGCTGAGATTTGAGGGGGCTGGATGAGAATAATGGTTTTCTAAATATGTCCGAAAGAGGCACTTTAGGAGTTCTGCACATGACTGattcaaagttcatttttaaagttattataattttttaaatcttagtagAAAATAACACTCAAATGTGCCATATAACAAAAGTTATCCCACTGGAGATCACCAACGTACTAACTAGTACTGCCAGGGCTCTGGAGCTAGACTGCATGGCAGAATCCCAGcactgccacttactggctgtgtgattccagtcaagttccttaacctctctgaacttcagttccCTCCTGCTTATAATGAAGATAGTCAAAGAAGCTACCTAAATGGTTACGAGGATTAAATGACTTGATCCATAGGAGCCACTAAGCAGAGTACTTCGCACATGCTAAGTACTAAATACGTCTTAGGTTTGCTGTTATTACCAGTATAAACTGAAGCTTTTCCTGCTCCATGTCCACATGCATTTGCACATGATATAAGTTATGGGTTTCCCCCACTCTATCCCCAGCCGAGGGCCACTTACTCACCTCCCAGCTTGTTGAGGACCCGAGTGACTGCACTAGAGCAGCCTTCACAGGTCATGTCTACGGTGAACTCGTGCTTCTGAAACAAACAAAGGGGACCATGAGCCAAATACTACAGAGAGACCCACACACCCCACCAATATGCAGTCCCACTCAAGGGCCAAGACAGAGAGCAGAAACACAAGGCAAGATCTGGCTGTCCTCAGACTCACCGGTAGCCTATTTCTGAGCCCCACACGCTTCCAACTGTGAAGTGGAGTAACTAAGGGTTTCTATCTCTCTCTCAGGCTGTTGTGGTCTTATTGATGCACCTTCTGGTCTAATCAGAAGAGCACCTTCGGCATTAGAATCACTT
Proteins encoded in this window:
- the ATOX1 gene encoding copper transport protein ATOX1 — translated: MPKHEFTVDMTCEGCSSAVTRVLNKLGGVQFEIDLPSKKVSIESEHSVDTLLETLRKTGKTVTLLSPS